CCTTCATCGACTTTCAGACCCAAGGCATCCACCACAAACTCTTTATTATTTAAAAGTATGTTCCTATTTGGTTATAATGATGTGTATTTTAAGACATTTTAATAAATCATAAGATTTACTCGATGAATCAAAACAAATTGACATAATTCATTTTGTTTGATGTCGTTGTAAATATTTTAAAATATTTTACTATTCAGTTTTCAAAGAACATTGAGAGATATTCTCTCAAAACTAGATACAATACTTTGACCTTTTAAGCCATGACAAAAGTTATATTAATAATAAGGTCTAAAAAATTAAGTCCAACACTTAAAAGTTAGGTTTTGTACTCCGTAGAAAGGAGGTGATCCATCCCCACGTTCTCGTAGGGATACCTTGTTACGACTTAACCCCAGTCACCAGTCCTGCCTTAGGCAGTTTGTATAATAAACCGACTTCGGGCATTACCAGCTCCCATGGTTTGACGGGCGGTGTGTACAAGACCCGAGAACGTATTCACCGTAGCGTAGCTGATCTACGATTACTAGCGATTCCGACTTCATGTAGTCGAGTTGCAGACTACAATCCGAACTGAGATCGGTTTTTGAGGTTTGCTCCCTGTCACCAGTTTGCTTCTCTTTGTACCGACCATTGTAGCACGTGTGTTGCCCCACTCGTAAGAGGCATGATGATTTGACGTCGTCCCCACCTTCCTCCCAATTACTCGGGCAGTCTCCTTAGAGTGCTCAACTTAATGTTAGTAACTAAGGACAAGGGTTGCGCTCGTTGCAGGACTTAACCGAACATCTCACGACACGAGCTGACGACAACCATGCACCATCTGTCATTCTGTTAACCTCTACTATATCTCTATAGCTTTGCAGAAGATGTCAAGAGTGGGTAAGGTTCTACGCGTATCCTCAAATTAAACCACATGCTCCACCGCTTGTGCGGATCCCCGTCAATTCCTTTAAGTTTTATTCTTGCGAACGTACTACTCAGGCGGATCATTTAATGCGTTAGCTGCGTCGATGAATTCTCCATCAACTAATGATCATCGTTTAGGGCGTGGACTACCAGGGTATCTAATCCTGTTTGCTCCCCACGCTTTCGTCTCTCAGTGTCAGTATATGTCCAGTTAGCTGCCTTCGCCATATTGGTGTTCTTCCTTATATCTACGCATTCCACCGCTTCACAAGGAATTCCACTAACCTCTACATAACTCTAGTATGATAGTATCTAACGCGATTTGGGGTTGAGCCCCAAATTTTGACGCCAGACTTAACAAACAACCTACAGACGCTTTACGCCCAATAATTCCGGATAACGCTTGCGACCTATGTATTACCGCGGCTGCTGGCACATAGTTAGCCGTCGCTTTCTAATAAGGTACCGTCAAGGTAAATACATTTCCTTATTTACTTTTTCTTCCCTTACCACAGCAGTTTACAACCCATAGGGCCTTCATCCTGCACGCTGTGTCGCTCCATCAGACTTTCGTCCATTGTGGAATATTCCCTACTGCTGCCTCCCGTAGGAGTCTGGGCCGTATCTCAGTCCCAGTGTGGCGGGTCAGTCTCTCAACCCCGCTAAGCATCATTGCCTTGGTAGGCCATTACCCATACCAACTAGCTAATGCTACGCACCCCGCTCCTTTAGCGAAGCTTTAAAGGCTTCTTTTACAATAATTTCATGCGAAATAATTGCATATTCGGTATTATCAAATGTTTCCACTTGCTATCCCAATCTAAAGGGTACGTTGAGTACGTGTTACTCACCCATTCGCCGCTAAGTTCAAAAAGAACTTCGCTCGACATGCATGTATTAGGCACACAGCCAGCGTTCATCCTGAGCCAGGATCAAACTCTCGAAAAAATTGACTGTCATGTTTATTTGTATCTAGTTTTCAAAGAACATCTATCTTAATATATAAAATAAGAACGATTTAATTTTAACATAATTTTTTTAAAAAATATTTTTTAATTTTTTAAACTATTGTAAATCCTTTAAAATAATTCGTTAAATTTATTTTATATTTTAATCATTTTGTAAATTACAATAATAATACACTAAAAAATAATTTAATAAATAATTTTTAAATTTAGTTTGTAACATTAATATTTAATTATTATTAATTAATGATTTTTTAAAATTGAATAAAACGTAAAAAATAATATAATTTATTTGCGTCTAATAAATTATAGACGCGTAAATATTAATATATTTTATTTGTTGTGTTTTATTTTTAAAGTATTTTATCTAAAATATTTGTTATTTATTGTTTATCTCCTTAATATTTTATAATATACCGTCTCATTTTTATAGAAAAGTATTACATTCTAATATTTTTTATATACTAATTTAAGATATAACTTGTTTGGTGTATCTTTTTTATTTTTTTATTGATTTTAATTTTTTTGTATTATAATAATTTCATAAGTCGTTATAACGAAGGGGATCACCTGATACCATTCCGAACTCAGTAGTTAAGCCCTTTAGTGCCGAAAATAGCAGAAATGCAAAAATAGGAAACGGCTTTTTTATTTTAAAAATTAAAAAACCATATACTGAATTATCTTTTTTCAAGTTACTTTTTGAAATAAATGTTAACTTTTTAGATTAATTCATTATTATGGTTTTTTAATATTTTTGATTATAAAGTTCTATACGGTTAAGAACTTTACGTAATTTATATTGAAACATTTCTTTTTCTTTTGAATCTTTAGTTCTTTCTAAAGCATCCATTAAATGTTTTTGTTCTTCTTGTGCGCGTTTAATATTAATTTCATCAACTGATAAAATATCATCAGTTATTATAGTAATTACATTAGGTTCAGTTTGTAAAAAACCATCTCCTATCGAATAAAATAATTTTTTGTTTTCTTTTGTCAAAATAGACATTTTACAAATATCAATGTTAGCAACAAAAGGCGAATGATTAACTAATAAAGTAATTTCTCCACCAATTTTAGTTTTTAAATTAACCGAAATAACATAATCTTCAAAAAATATTCCATATACTGTAATAATTTTTAATTTTATTGTATTCATTAATTATTTTTAATTTAATTTACAAATATTAATTGTTAGATTGTAAATTTTTATATCTTTCTTCAACTTCATCTATTGACCCAGCATAAAAGAATAAATCTTCTGGATAATTATCATATTTACCATCTAAAATTGCTTTAAAACTTCTAATACTATCTGCAAGTCTAACGAATTGACCTTTTTTACCAGAGAATTTTTCAGCAACTGTAAAAGGTTGTGATAAGAAATTTCTGATTCTTCTTGCCCTTACAACAATAGTTTTGTCTTCTTCGCTTAATTCCCCTAGACCTAAAATA
Above is a window of Mycoplasma sp. 1018B DNA encoding:
- the atpC gene encoding ATP synthase F1 subunit epsilon, yielding MNTIKLKIITVYGIFFEDYVISVNLKTKIGGEITLLVNHSPFVANIDICKMSILTKENKKLFYSIGDGFLQTEPNVITIITDDILSVDEINIKRAQEEQKHLMDALERTKDSKEKEMFQYKLRKVLNRIELYNQKY